One genomic segment of Alosa sapidissima isolate fAloSap1 chromosome 13, fAloSap1.pri, whole genome shotgun sequence includes these proteins:
- the LOC121680423 gene encoding adenine nucleotide translocase lysine N-methyltransferase-like, with the protein MEDNIEVLLQDHTPRFRNSSHLTLAIGTVFTGVYGIWAMFVLPGFRRVPIRLKVPFMPSPEQQTQNVLKLLKGRRGQLADLGSGDGRLVLGAHTMGFQCTGYEINPMLLAYSRARVWWRGIPSTHIRFLNQDFWKTDMSKYQNVTVFLAPAVMEQLEQKLRAELPPNARVVVCCFPFPNWLPSCAQGAGLEQVWAYDMPPRSE; encoded by the exons ATGGAGGATAATATTGAGGTGCTTCTTCAAGATCATACCCCGCGTTTTAGAAATAGCAGCCACCTCACCTTAGCGATTGGGACAGTATTCACGGGAGTTTATGGGATATGGGCCATGTTCGTTCTGCCTGGTTTTCGGCGAGTGCCCATCAGGCTAAAG GTGCCTTTCATGCCCTCTCCGGAACAGCAGACTCAGAATGTTTTGAAGCTGCTGAAGGGTCGGAGAGGCCAGCTGGCAGACCTGGGGTCAGGAGATGGCCGTCTG GTACTGGGAGCCCACACCATGGGTTTCCAATGCACAGGCTATGAGATCAACCCCATGCTGTTGGCCTACTCAAGAGCACGCGTCTGGTGGAGGGgcatcccctccacacacattcGCTTTCTAAATCAGGACTTTTGGAAG ACTGACATGTCTAAATACCAGAATGTGACAGTGTTCTTGGCACCTGCTGTG ATGGAACAGCTGGAGCAGAAGTTGAGGGCAGAGCTTCCCCCGAATGCTAGAGTGGTCGTCTGCTGCTTCCCTTTCCCTAATTGGCTGCCCAGCTGTGCACAGGGGGCCGGGCTAGAGCAGGTCTGGGCCTATGACATGCCACCAAGATCTGAGTAA
- the LOC121680422 gene encoding serine/threonine-protein kinase PLK2-like, protein MEILRTLAHQPVNSKNMCERSKAADLRSKKSEHHTHAHQELSRIVTDYKTGRCYCRGKLLGKGGFAKCYEFSDLVTGKVYAAKIIPHTRVSKPHQRAKIDKEIELHRGLHHKHIVHFYHNFEDKDNIYILLEYCSRRSLAHILKARKVLTEPEVRYYLRQIVGGLKYLHEQEILHRDLKLGNFFITELMELKLGDFGLAAKLEPVESRRRTICGTPNYLPPEVLNKQGHGRESDVWALGCVMYTMLLGRPPFETTNLKETYRCIREAHYCLPSSLSSTAQSLISSMLAKSPQHRPQLDNILSHDFFTQGFTPERLPVSCCVSSPNFQRSPARNFFRKAAAALFGGRREKERYYHTIKLSKEEEVHRLQSDLKKITISTPAATDTASVDSVLPLARRSTPPPASADEVRDSIHMIVRGALGASSSSSSSTEGVEDGSMASVVDSVARVLRDCLEKMAEAESIPKKKGGSTSFLWVTKWVDYSNKYGFGYQLSDHSVGVLFNNGTHMSLLPDKKTVHYSAELGSCCVLSSAEAKESFQGQVTILKYFAHYMEENLMDGGNLSKGTDVSKPSLYLLQWLKSDRALMMLFNDGTFQVNFYHDHTKIILCREGKAHLLSYINEDRVSTTVCLSALLTNGCSAQLRERLHYAYNMLMQLCI, encoded by the exons ATGGAGATACTACGGACCCTAGCTCACCAACCTGTTAACAGCAAAAACATGTGCGAAAGGTCAAAAGCAGCCGACCTGAGATCGAAGAAATCGGAGCATCACACGCACGCCCATCAGGAGCTATCTCGGATTGTTACGGATTACAAGACAGGCAGATGTTACTGCAGGGGGAAACTGCTCGGAAAG GGAGGTTTCGCCAAGTGTTATGAATTTTCGGACTTGGTCACTGGCAAGGTGTACGCTGCTAAAATCATTCCACACACTCGCGTCTCCAAACCGCACCAAAGGGCGAAG ATCGACAAAGAAATTGAGTTGCACCGAGGACTCCACCACAAACACATCGTGCATTTTTACCATAATTTCGAGGACAAAGACAACATCTACATTCTTCTGGAATACTGCAGTCGAAGG TCTCTGGCTCACATACTGAAAGCACGCAAGGTCCTTACAGAGCCAGAGGTCAGATACTACCTCAGGCAGATAGTGGGTGGACTGAAGTACTTACATGAGCAGGAGATTTTACACCGAGACCTAAAACTGG gcaatTTCTTCATCACAGAGCTGATGGAACTGAAGCTGGGGGACTTTGGCCTGGCTGCCAAACTGGAACCGGTGGAGAGCCGCCGGAGAACCATCTGTGGAACCCCCAACTACCTGCCTCCCGAGGTCCTCAACAAGCAGGGCCACGGCCGCGAGTCCGACGTCTGGGCCCTTGGATGTGTCAT gtacacCATGCTGCTGGGTAGACCCCCGTTTGAGACCACCAACCTGAAGGAGACGTACCGCTGCATCCGAGAGGCTCACTACTGCCTGCCCAGCTCGCTGTCCAGCACGGCCCAATCGCTCATCAGCAGCATGCTGGCCAAGAGCCCGCAACACCGCCCCCAGCTGGACAACATCCTCAGCCACGACTTCTTCACACAG GGCTTTACACCAGAGAGGTTGCCGGTCAGTTGCTGTGTGTCATCTCCAAACTTCCAGCGCAGTCCGGCCCGAAACTTCTTCAGGAAGGCTGCAGCGGCTCTGTTtggtgggaggagagagaaggagagatactACCACACAATaa AGCTCAGtaaagaggaggaggtgcaCAGACTACAGAGCGACCTGAAGAAAATCACCATCAGCACTCCAGCAGCCACAGACACTGCTAGTgtg GATAGTGTGTTGCCCCTGGCGCGGAGGTCCACTCCCCCTCCTGCATCTGCTGATGAGGTCAGAGACTCCATCCACATGATCGTCAGGGGAGCCCTGggggccagcagcagcagcagcagcagcaccgaAG GTGTGGAGGATGGCAGCATGGCCAGTGTGGTGGACAGTGTGGCCAGAGTCCTTCGAGATTGTCTGGAAAAAATGGCAGAAG CCGAGTCCATCCCGAAGAAGAAAGGGGGCAGCACGTCGTTCCTCTGGGTTACCAAGTGGGTGGACTACTCCAACAAGTACGGCTTTGGCTACCAGCTGTCTGACCACAGCGTCGGTGTGCTGTTCAACAACGGCACGCACATGAGCCTTCTTCCAGACAAGAA GACTGTGCATTACTCTGCAGAGCTGGGCAGTTGCTGTGTGCTGTCCAGCGCAGAGGCCAAAGAGTCCTTTCAGGGCCAGGTCACCATATTGAAATACTTCGCCCACTACATGGAAGAGAACCTCATGGAT ggTGGAAATTTGTCAAAGGGCACAGATGTCAGTAAGCCCAGCCTCTATCTGCTTCAGTGGCTTAAGTCAGATCGAGCACTTATGATGCTGTTCAATGACGGCACCTTTCAG GTGAACTTCTACCACGACCACACCAAGATCATCCTGTGTCGCGAGGGCAAGGCGCACCTGCTGAGCTACATCAACGAGGACCGCGTATCCACCACCGTGTGCCTCAGTGCGTTACTTACCAACGGCTGCTCCGCACAGCTGCGAGAGCGCCTTCACTACGCCTACAACATGCTGATGCAGTTATGCATCTGA